TACGCTAATCTTGCCTTAAAAGATGATATTGATGATAGCATTTTAGAAAATAAAAGGAGTATTTGATGCAATGGTTAAATTTAGAAGATAATATCAATCTCTTATCTTTAATTGGAGCTATTCTTATCATTTTAATCACACTTGTAATTGTGGGTAGAATGTTTAAACAAATGAAAGAAAAAAGAGGTGATGCGGAGCTTAGTGAGCATAGTTGGGATGGTATAGGTGAGTATAAAAATGCTATTCCTACAGGTTGGGCTGTTGTGTTTTTCCTTACTATTGTTTGGGCTATTTGGTATTTTCTTTGGGGGTATCCTTTAAATGGTTATTCGAGAATAGGTGAATACAATGAAGAGGTAATGGCTCATACGGTTAAATTTGAAGAAAAATTCAAAAATCTTTCTGCTGAAGATAAAGTTGCTATGGGTGAAAATATCTTTTTAGTCCAATGTTCTCAATGCCATGGAATCACTGCTGATGGGATTAATGGAAAAGCACAAAATCTTACTATGTGGGGTTCTGAAGAAGGGCTTATTGATGTTTTGAAAAAAGGTTCTAAGGGTATGAATTATCTTATGGGTGAGATGGCTCCAGCAGTTGAACTTGGTGTTGCGGAAGAAGATATTCCAGCGGTTGCTGCTTATGTTGCAAAGGAAATTTCAGCGATTAAAAAAACAGCAAATGAAGATTTAGTAGCTCGCGGCAAAGAGGTTTTTGCTACTTGTGTTGCTTGTCATGGTGAAGATGGGACCGGAATAGTAGGTGGAGAAGTTTTAGCACCCGATCTTACCAAGTATGGACAATCTGAATTTGTGGTAGAAGTTTTAAATAGGGGTAAAAGCGGTGCTATTGGTGTGATGCCTATGTTTAATAGCGGAATTTTAAATGATATTCAAAAACAAGCTGTTGGCGAATATGTGATTTCTCTTTCAAGGGGTGAGTAATGGAAAATATGAATAGAAATGTATTTTCACTTTCGGGCGTAACAGGAATGTTAATTGCTACGGTTTTGCTGCTTGCTATTTTGGTAGGACTTACGATTTGGGGTATTAAAGCACAGCAAGATGTAATGCAAAAACCTTATACTTTAAATAATCCTCAAAGTGTTCCTATGAAAGGTGCTGATGCCAATAAACATATGATAGTAAAGGATGGACAATGAGCAAAGCTTTAGAATATTTAATTGTTATAGGTTTGATTGTTGCAGCTGCTGTAACTGCTTGGTCTGTTTTAACTGCAAATCATCTTAATATAGGATGAAATTCTTAATACAAAGCGGCTTTTTAGCTGCTTTTTTCTTTATAAATTCTTTATTAGCGCAAGGCAATTCTCATGTTGTTTTTAATGAAAATGTTTTAAATGATAAAGTTGTGAATGAGCTTAATTTAATGGGAAATGAGCTCTATGAAAAAACAGGGGTATTTGTAGCTGCTGCAATTAGTGATAAGACTGATTTTAACGAATTGCTTAAATTTAAAGATAAACTCCCAAGTCCTTTTATTTTGCTAGTTCTTTCTAAAAAATCTCATCAACTTGATATTATAGCTACTAAAGAAGCTTTAGTGTTTTTTGATAAAGAAAAGGTTTTAAGTCCTTATCCATGGAGTGGTTCTATACTTCCTTTACTTTCATCAAATAAGGCAAAAGATCAATTTAATGCTGCGGTTTTGAATGGTTATTCTGATATTGTTGATCAGGTGGC
This genomic interval from Campylobacter sp. CCS1377 contains the following:
- the ccoP gene encoding cytochrome-c oxidase, cbb3-type subunit III translates to MQWLNLEDNINLLSLIGAILIILITLVIVGRMFKQMKEKRGDAELSEHSWDGIGEYKNAIPTGWAVVFFLTIVWAIWYFLWGYPLNGYSRIGEYNEEVMAHTVKFEEKFKNLSAEDKVAMGENIFLVQCSQCHGITADGINGKAQNLTMWGSEEGLIDVLKKGSKGMNYLMGEMAPAVELGVAEEDIPAVAAYVAKEISAIKKTANEDLVARGKEVFATCVACHGEDGTGIVGGEVLAPDLTKYGQSEFVVEVLNRGKSGAIGVMPMFNSGILNDIQKQAVGEYVISLSRGE
- a CDS encoding DUF4006 family protein; its protein translation is MENMNRNVFSLSGVTGMLIATVLLLAILVGLTIWGIKAQQDVMQKPYTLNNPQSVPMKGADANKHMIVKDGQ